A stretch of the Aspergillus puulaauensis MK2 DNA, chromosome 6, nearly complete sequence genome encodes the following:
- a CDS encoding uncharacterized protein (COG:S;~EggNog:ENOG410PHC5;~InterPro:IPR021858;~PFAM:PF11951) — protein MSTALQSSLASASVGHTLEEVERLAGLPLVAGESIFVGPFGVLGLKTGEPEENTAVASQNGVLAPADDNPGTSDTMSMMLPSFICYENLDLTDICLDWPDLFGMDSLWQCPAFTPPPEPSIWHGQVSDGITDNQSLSLHPMPPPFELVGIEMPEVETLLFHYRQRVICDMFSFPPHDKSPMEIMNAASAVVTLANIRYMGTERLTHASMENLLATRISNSAYAQGQAHMKHSLTVELRQSRPPKYKDQLMALSAMLGFATTPAPTWLTLNAFYASAALPKGLYPENAGYSTVYTWNRILTESASVLYNKPGKGQLDGGWISIPQHGQPPHQDKDTGEGLETNPRPSLDLDDFLRLGSSSICTELGSQRDHGSSLNDIHLEDSREDAKALYRQLYGKQSRRDAALLDSIQKKKQWLEDMIWKLAATGSSGCTGVSKSEGKAEQSRWYMVKAFNQGLLIFFYRRIQYLDPRLLQAYVTDVIQSLRNSKAVCRTHNVEGSGHAWPAFMAGCEAISQTDRDFVSSWMDQAYSKTGFRRFKTCKECMEMVWQRRSEAYRKKDPSVADPNWSWIDICREQDLHLMLS, from the exons ATGAGCACCGCTCTGCAATCTAGCTTGGCATCGGCCTCAGTCGGGCACACCCTAGAGGAGGTTGAAAGACTCGCAGGTCTCCCCTTGGTAGCAGGGGAGAGCATCTTTGTTGGCCCATTCGGAGTCCTTGGTCTGAAGACAGGGGAGCCAGAGGAGAATACAGCCGTGGCCAGCCAAAATGGAGTTCTGGCCCCCGCCGACGATAACCCTGGTACCAGCGATACCATGTCGATGATGCTTCCTAGCTTTATCTGCTATGAGAATTTGGATCTAACTGACATTTGCCTAGACTGGCCGGACCTGTTTGGCATGGATTCATTATGGCAATGTCCGGCCTTTACTCCTCCGCCTGAGCCTTCAATATGGCATGGACAGGTTTCCGATGGTATTACCGATAATCAGAGTTTGTCATTGCACCCAATGCCACCACCGTTCGAACTAGTCGGCATTGAAATGCCTGAAGTCGAAACCCTTTTATTCCACTACAGACAACGAGTCATTTGCGACATGTTCTCCTTTCCACCACACGACAAGTCGCCCATGGAAATCATGAACGCAGCCTCCGCTGTGGTTACTCTCGCAAACATAAGATACATGGGCACTGAACGACTAACGCACGCATCAATGGAAAATCTACTGGCT ACCAGAATCAGCAACTCTGCGTATGCACAGGGGCAGGCTCACATGAAACATTCTCTTACTGTCGAGTTACGGCAGTCCAGACCTCCGAAATACAAGGACCAGCTGATGGCATTGTCAGCGATGCTTGGCTTTGCG ACGACGCCCGCGCCTACCTGGTTGACTCTGAACGCCTTTTACGCCTCCGCGGCCTTGCCAAAAGGGTTGTATCCCGAAAATGCCGGTTACTCCACCGTCTACACATGGAACAGAATCCTAACGGAAAGCGCGTCAGTTCTATACAACAAGCCAGGCAAAGGACAACTCGATGGAGGTTGGATAAGTATTCCTCAGCACGGCCAACCTCCTCACCAAGATAAAGATACAggggaggggttggagacCAATCCGCGACCAAGCCTCGACCTAGACGACTTTCTCCGGCTGGGCTCGTCATCCATATGCACCGAGCTAGGATCCCAACGAGACCATGGGAGTAGTCTCAACGATATTCACCTGGAAGACTCGCGCGAAGATGCAAAAGCACTATATCGCCAGCTCTACGGC AAACAGAGTCGGCGGGACGCGGCCTTACTAGACTCgatccagaagaagaaacagtgGCTTGAGGATATGATTTGGAAACTTGCTGCAACAGGGAGCTCGGGGTGCACCGGTGTGTCGAAATCAGAGGGGAAGGCTGAACAGTCCCGGTGGTATATGGTGAAGGCGTTCAACCAGGGCCTACTTATATTCTTCTACCGACGGATCCAGTACCTCGATCCCCGACTTCTTCAGGCATACGTTACAGACGTCATCCAGTCGCTGAGGAATTCTAAGGCGGTATGCCGGACACATAACGTCGAAGGATCCGGCCATGCCTGGCCGGCATTCATGGCCGGATGCGAGGCAATATCCCAGACGGACCGAGACTTCGTGAGCAGCTGGATGGACCAGGCATATTCGAAAACTGGCTTTCGCAGGTTCAAGACGTGCAAGGAGTGCATGGAAATGGTGTGGCAGCGGAGGAGCGAGGCGTATCGTAAGAAGGATCCGAGCGTGGCCGACCCGAATTGGAGTTGGATTGATATCTGCAGAGAGCAGGATCTGCATTTGATGCTTTCATGA
- the FLD1 gene encoding S-(hydroxymethyl)glutathione dehydrogenase/class III alcohol dehydrogenase (BUSCO:EOG09262PIH;~COG:Q;~EggNog:ENOG410PFQF;~InterPro:IPR013154,IPR013149,IPR002328,IPR036291, IPR014183,IPR011032;~PFAM:PF00107,PF08240;~go_function: GO:0008270 - zinc ion binding [Evidence IEA];~go_function: GO:0016491 - oxidoreductase activity [Evidence IEA];~go_function: GO:0051903 - S-(hydroxymethyl)glutathione dehydrogenase activity [Evidence IEA];~go_process: GO:0006069 - ethanol oxidation [Evidence IEA];~go_process: GO:0055114 - oxidation-reduction process [Evidence IEA]): MADTVGKTITCKAAIAWAPNEPLSIEDVQVLPPRAHEVRIKVLHTGVCHTDQYTLSGKDPEGAFPSILGHEGAGIVESIGDGVTSVKPGDYVIALYTAECRECKFCRSGKTNLCGKVRETQGKGVMPDGTSRFRARGKDILHFMGTSTFSQYTVLADVSCVAVTERIGTDKACLLGCGITTGYGAAVVSAKVEEGATIAVFGAGCVGLSIIMGAKRNRAGRIIAVDLNDGKEGWARKFGATDFVNPLKIPRNVLLQEYLVDMTDGGCDYTFDCTGNVSVMRAALEACHKGWGESIVIGVAAAGQEITTRPFQLVTGRVWRGCAFGGVKGRTQLPGLVDDYLRGELKVDEFITHRVSMDRLNEAFDVMKQGDCIRCVVDMS; encoded by the exons ATGGCCGACACCGTTGGGAAG ACCATTACTTGCAAA GCCGCAATCGCCTGGGCCCCAAACGAGCCGCTATCCATCGAGGACGTGCAAGTCCTGCCGCCGAGGGCACACGAAGTGCGCATTAAGGTCCTGCATACTGGAGTCTGTCATACTG ACCAGTATACCCTCTCCGGAAAAGACCCCGAAGGCGCATTCCCTTCGATCCTCGGACATGAAGGAGCCGGTATCGTCGAGTCGATTGGCGATGGCGTGACTTCTGTCAAACCCGGCGATTATGTGATTGCATTATA CACCGCCGAATGCCGCGAATGCAAATTCTGCCGCTCGGGCAAAACCAATCTCTGTGGAAAAGTCCGTGAGACGCAAGGTAAAGGCGTCATGCCGGATGGGACGTCGCGGTTCCGCGCGCGCGGGAAAGATATCCTGCACTTCATGGGCACGTCCACGTTCTCGCAGTACACCGTTCTTGCGGACGTGTCGTGTGTGGCTGTGACGGAGCGGATTGGGACGGACAAGGCGTGTTTGCTGGGGTGTGGGATTACGACTGGGTAtggggcggcggtggtgagTGCgaaggtggaagaggggGCTACGATTGCAGTCTTTGGCGCGGGGTGTGTTGGGTTGTCGATTATTATGGGGGCGAAGAGGAATAGGGCCGGGAGGATTATTGCGGTGGACTTGAATGATGGTAAGGAGGGGTGGGCGAGGAAGTTTGGGGCGACGGATTTTGTCAATCCGTTGAAGATCCCGAGGAATGTGCTGCTGCAGGAGTATCTGGTGGATATGACGGATGGGGGCTGTGATTATACGTTTGATTGTACAGGGAATGTGAGTGTGATGAGGGCGGCGCTTGAGGCGTGTCATAAGGGATGGGGCGAGAGTATTGTCattggtgttgctgctgctggacaggAGATTACAACACGGC CATTCCAACTTGTTACTGGCCGCGTGTGGAGGGGATGTGCATTCGGTGGCGTCAAGGGCCGCACTCAATTGCCAGGCCTGGTGGATGATTATCTACGGGGGGAGCTCAAGGTGGACGAGTTCATCACTCACCGTGTGTCAATGGACCGTCTGAACGAGGCGTTCGACGTGATGAAGCAGGGCGATTGCATTCGCTGCGTTGTTGATATGAGCTAG